A stretch of DNA from Lycium ferocissimum isolate CSIRO_LF1 chromosome 4, AGI_CSIRO_Lferr_CH_V1, whole genome shotgun sequence:
GGATGGGTATAGATTCGACGGGATGGGATAGGAGAGTGTTTGCAATGGCTACAACAGATGCATTAGAGCAGATTTAAAACAAGAGCAGAGGCATTGGAGCAAATTTAAAAAAGATATGGTGGCTGCAGTTCTGGAAGTAATGACCTACTTTATTTGGCAAACCAGGAACCCGAGGATTTCCAAAGAATGCAATGCACAGAAGGAATTCATTATACAGCAAATACAATTAACGGTGAAAGAAAGAGTGTCAATGTTTAGAGAATGAAAGCAGGCTAGAAAAtgtacatatttaattaatcagTTTTGTTCATAGATCTGAGACTTGGGTTCTTCCTGTACCCTTCCTAGAAGGTGGTAGTGGGATGGGTGCTCCTTAGCTTTGTTTTTGCTTTGCTACTGAAATTTTGATTTGTTTGTggtaataatatttataacttagtgcaaaaaaaaaaggttcgtagaattagattatgaaaagaaaacatgaaataagaaaatcactgaaaaaataatttttttaaaaaagaagagacAATAAGTATAATGTATAACTTATTCTGATAATtgatttaaaagaaaaggaaatgagaCAAAGGAAGACAAACGATATATTAtatcattattttaaaaaaaaggtgacTGAATATTTACTataagaagtaaaaaaaaaaaagaacaaaaaagaaacgaagcaaaaaatgaatgaaattcaattatggagaaaaacaagatttaaatgaaattagaaaaagaaaaagaaacagaaaacatgagaaaaaggaaagaaaagtagGGCTTAGCTGCTAATGGGTATGGCGAGCAATTATTAGTTTAATGGACAGGAAAGTAAATGGGTAAGCGCGAGTAATTAATTTGGATTTTACGGCTAGTTATATACTTTTCAATCTTAAAAGCAAGCTCATGAAGCAAGAATTGTCAAGCCCACATGAGGAAACCAAGGACTCCTCGGCCCCACCAATGTGGTACTCCAACAACGAGCACATGAAATCCGCATGAACACACCTTATTACATCTGTTCAGCAAAAGGTCCATCAAGGCAAATGAAGGATCCACGTTAAACAAGCTTCAAGACAAATGCATAAGTCAGAACAGCCTTTAGACTAACCATTATATGTAGAGGAGTatagaaaaaaacaaaacaaaatgcAACTAGATATAGGGTCCTGCTTTACAGTCTTAGTTGTGCTATTCTTTTGCTCCAATAGCAAGGTTTAAAAAGAATACATTAGACGGCTCAGTTAAGATTAATGGCACATAGCAACAACTAGCAATGTACCAAATCTTTTCTTATGACATGGTGTCCGGATCAACAGGCGCACATTGACTATTCCACTGAGTATTTGCTACCTCCCACTCAGCAACACAGGTAACTCTGTTGACTAATGCTTAGGCAGGCGGGAAAAAATCATTTAGTGTCTTTTGCTTCTGGCTGGGATTTTGAACTTGCAATGTCCCAGATTTAGCTGTAATGATCCAGAAAACAGCTTCATGAAAACCATTATCCAAAATTTCAAGGATCAAAAGAATCCTAGATGACATCAGAAATAGAGTAGGGTACTGCGACAAGATTCTTTTAAAATAGCGAATTGAATACTGAACCAGGATTCTAGAAATACAAAAGACAAAACATATCAAATGAAACCTATGGACAACATAATTATATGCATGGGTGCACGTTGAAGTTACTCTGACTTCACGAAATGGATTTGAACAAATATCTCTTGTTGACTTTCCTTTTTATCAATTGTGAGATCGGCTAGCCATAGCCACATATCAGCTATGCTCAATGCAGGATTTCTGCTGGATCAGAAGATAGTTCTTTGACGCAGTTCAGTGAGACTGGGGCTTAGAACTTTGAAGGAGATGTTTTAAGGAAGTTTCAAAATGCTTACACGAAAGAATACGGAAGAAGTGCTAAGTCAAAGTATATACTTTATTCAATATAAAGTCTCTTTTTTTGAGAGGATCTGCTATAATAATGAAAAAGATTTCTGCACATACACCCAAATCGGTCAAAATAGGTTGCGATTGTTGTATTTTGGTCGGTCAAGGGAAGCGGTAGCTTCGTTCTCTGCTTTTCTCGCACTTTCTTGCGTGAAGGCTTCGAGCCCTTTTCGCTAGGTCCAAAAGCTTCAAACCCAGCAATAGTAGTCACAAGCACAATAGCGGCAATATGTGGACATATCATCCTAACAAGTACACTCCAGAAAAATCTGAGCAGTATTGGTAAAGGCAGAGAGCCAATAACACGTAGTAATGTCATGAATATGAGGTTCAATTCTATGCTGTAGGGTGCTAGAGCAGAACTCTTTACGCCAGTAGAAGTTATTGCTGCAATTGACCAAAGCAGCACCCTACAAGAGATCCTTAAGCGATTGATGCCTTTCTCTTTAGGCTGGTTACACCAAAGTTCCAAACTCTTAATACGGATACAATTCATTTCCTTCCTCTGGTTAGGACTAAGGAACGGTTGAATAGCATTTACTTGATACGCTGTCGTACAACAAATAATTCCTCTTCCGGACTCTTTCCAAGGCTCTCCAATTTTATGTCCAACACTCCAAGCTGATAATTTTCTGTTCAAATTGTGGTTTAgttgcaacaacaacaaatgcCTTTGATACTTGTGAACAAAGGGAAGCACTGAAATAGACAAACTTATGTACAATTCACAGATGTATATATTTCTGGACGGATAATAGTTAATAGCACACATAAAAAAATATCTTGCTTAGATGCAGATATTCAAGTCAGCAAGTGACAGATTAACAGAAACGAGAATATGAGAAGGCAGAAAAGTTACCAGTGCTATCCACACAGCTTTCCTTTTCGAATAAATCTTCAATGCAGACTCCATCTGTAAGCTGATATGATTATCAGATTGGTCAGTCTGGTAATTTGCAAACctaaaaaagggtaaaaaagaTGACATCATCAGGAAACAAAGTACCATTCATCAATCAGCTATACCTTTGCCATGATTGATTCAATACGATGCAACAACTGTTCCCCACTCCTTTTTTGTGTGCCACGCAAAATACAAATGCCAaaattcaaaatcttttcgaTGTCAGCACGAGAAGCAATAGATGTGCAGATGTTTAAAATCTTCAAAACATGTGGAACCAAATCCGTTCTTGAATCACAGTATCGACATAAATACTGTACATCCAAATTGATGCTTCCTCCAACTGTcccagccatataagctcgtACAGCACACTCTACATGGGTAATGTGTCCACAAATGTAGCCATCATCTACTCTTGCTTCACATCGAATGTAACTATACCCACCATATTCCGAACTGATAGTTTTACAACAAAGGATACAACAACAGTCTCGGCAAAAACCAGGTTCAATGCAACAGATATCACAAAACATGGTCTCCGGAAAAGGTTTTTCTGCTGTTAAACTGCTACACATTCTGTTACCGGCCTTACAAGTAATGGCTCCTAAAGGAGAATCAGACGGTAAAGGCTCCATTTTCGTCCCCGAAGATGTAACCTTCTGTTTCATGTCTGAGTCAcctttatatttaaataaaaagaaaacacattTGACATTAGTTCAACAGATTACTCTATTAAACACTAAATAGAGACACAAAACATATACTATCCACTAACAGTTTATATTCATCGAACGAAATTCacttcaaaaataaaaagattcaCTGACAgggaatgaaaaaataaaaatctgtatAGCTATTTGTAATGAACAGGGAACTGAAATAAGATACTAGCATCACATGAGTCTTTAGTGTGGATGAAACTGTTCAAAATTAGTCACATGGATTTTAGGTTTCAGCTCAGTGGGATCTGCAAGTAGATTACGTTCAGAAAGTGCACCAAGGATGTCTCACGGGCTCATTTGATTGTAAGAAAAAAATGCATTGTTCATACATGTCTAGATTCTGACATAATATTTGGTTTCCAACATAAAACTTCGCATAACTAATATTGGCATAACTTATACATGAACTTATATGTATGACATTTCCCAAGGTTAAAACAAACAGTGTATTATTATTTAATGCATATTAGTCCATGTATCATTCATGCATAACTAGTCCATGAACCAAATGACAATCGAGGGTATACCTAATAATTAGaaggctacaacaacaaaaacaacatacccagtataatcccacaagtgggtctgGGAGGGTAGAATGttcgcagaccttactcctactgtaggaggtagagaggttgtttccgataggcCCTCGGCTCAGGATAAAGCAAAAATATAGCAGGTCAAAGAGCAAATAGGAACAGTAACTACAGCAAAACAGTATGCAATAATTAGAAGTCTAAATATTAGCTTTTTAACATTaacattattttcttttgataattaaactttaataaAATGGAAACATTCTTCAAATTACAATGATCATTCCAAAAAATTTCAATACAAACAACAGATTTATGTTCAcagattttatatattttgattcCTGTAGTACACAATTCGACCTAATATGGATAACAACTTCCATATTAATTTCGAAGCAAAATAagcaatttcaaattttaaccaAAATATACCTATATATCCGGAATGTAGAGTTGTTAGCTAATGAGCTACAT
This window harbors:
- the LOC132051809 gene encoding uncharacterized protein LOC132051809 isoform X2, encoding MSAKKDAGEIDTVVASNGSESEINGTGLHLYPVSDHDSGEGLPYAPVDWPNAGDKWGWKAGKRATNSGYFRDRYLYLPKRLHVRKDGKKNAFRSKLSIEKYLQSEFPRIDTNKFFASFSWMIPSKQPPSSKGDSDMKQKVTSSGTKMEPLPSDSPLGAITCKAGNRMCSSLTAEKPFPETMFCDICCIEPGFCRDCCCILCCKTISSEYGGYSYIRCEARVDDGYICGHITHVECAVRAYMAGTVGGSINLDVQYLCRYCDSRTDLVPHVLKILNICTSIASRADIEKILNFGICILRGTQKRSGEQLLHRIESIMAKMESALKIYSKRKAVWIALLNLGHCKFKIPARSKRH
- the LOC132051809 gene encoding uncharacterized protein LOC132051809 isoform X1; the protein is MSAKKDAGEIDTVVASNGSESEINGTGLHLYPVSDHDSGEGLPYAPVDWPNAGDKWGWKAGKRATNSGYFRDRYLYLPKRLHVRKDGKKNAFRSKLSIEKYLQSEFPRIDTNKFFASFSWMIPSKQPPSSKGDSDMKQKVTSSGTKMEPLPSDSPLGAITCKAGNRMCSSLTAEKPFPETMFCDICCIEPGFCRDCCCILCCKTISSEYGGYSYIRCEARVDDGYICGHITHVECAVRAYMAGTVGGSINLDVQYLCRYCDSRTDLVPHVLKILNICTSIASRADIEKILNFGICILRGTQKRSGEQLLHRIESIMAKLTDGVCIEDLFEKESCVDSTAKSGTLQVQNPSQKQKTLNDFFPPA